From Medicago truncatula cultivar Jemalong A17 chromosome 7, MtrunA17r5.0-ANR, whole genome shotgun sequence, a single genomic window includes:
- the LOC25480396 gene encoding uncharacterized protein, with translation MEGRVHCMGDSCWRKTLDCPTFPILLRISNGPFVNGSVNWLALHNLNSDDYKWENVTIQQLVVFSLDLRKETCKYILLPIGFGELPEDEPALAVLRGRLCLYYDQMRTHFVLWEMREYGVQESWTRLVNVSYVHLKFYDIAPNFLLLPVCLSENGDVLLLATKEKDLLNFVIMYNRRDDIVQFLRLPNNQIWAADEHMRSLVLPRPHPH, from the coding sequence atgGAGGGGAGAGTTCACTGTATGGGTGATAGTTGTTGGAGAAAGACTCTCGATTGCCCTACTTTTCCAATTCTACTACGAATTTCCAATGGACCATTCGTGAATGGCAGTGTTAACTGGTTAGCACTTCACAACTTAAACAGTGATGATTATAAATGGGAAAATGTTACCATCCAACAATTAGTGGTTTTTTCACTTGATCTGCGGAAGGAGACATGTAAGTATATTTTGTTGCCCATTGGTTTTGGTGAGCTGCCCGAAGATGAACCAGCTCTTGCTGTTTTGAGGGGTCGCCTCTGCCTTTATTATGATCAAATGAGAACACATTTTGTTTTGTGGGAAATGAGAGAGTATGGAGTTCAAGAATCTTGGACTCGGTTGGTGAATGTCAGTTATGTGCATCTAAAATTTTATGATATTGCGCCTAATTTTCTGTTGTTGCCTGTGTGTTTGTCCGAAAATGGAGATGTCCTGTTGCTGGCTACCAAAGAAAAAgatcttttaaattttgttattatgtATAATCGGAGAGATGATATAGTTCAATTTCTTCGACTTCCTAACAACCAAATTTGGGCGGCCGATGAACATATGCGTAGCTTGGTTTTGCCTCGTCCTCATCCACATTAA